The nucleotide sequence GAACCATATCGCCAATCATGCCGGCTGTTTGGGCCACACCCTCGCCTGAAACTTCAAAATCTTTACCCTTAAGAACAAGCCTTACAGGATCTCCTGTCTTAATAACGGAAGATTCTTTTAAATCGTTTAGCCCAACCGGAGAACCCATTTGTAAAGAGCGGCTTAATACCCTTTCATATGCATTTCTGGGGGTTCGAAGGACATCGTCTGGCAGAGCGCTGAGCTCACCCTCAATCACCCGAATATCGCCAGGCTCGAGTTTTTGGCCAGCCGGAAGGTATTGGCTTGCGACCACATAATTGCCAAATACTCGAATATTGAACGGTACATTGACCATCCACCCCGCTTTAGCACAACGCAGTTGCAAAGTTGTCCTACCCCAAATACGTGCCCCAGGTTGGACATTAATCTCAATAGCGCCCCCAGCACATGCCGGAACCGTAATATTGGGATCCATTAGCTCTGGTTGTACGCGTAGGCCATTAACTGTAGGGCTTGATTGCACATAGCGAAAAATTTCTCTTTCTAAATCAGGCGCTAGGGCTGCTTGCACATTTGTGCCTAAAAAATAGGCAAATAGAAAAATTACCCGCCAATACATTATCGAGAGTACCGGTCTAAAGCGATCCATGAGTAAACATTATTGGCGCCGTCTAGGGCAACTCCTGCCATCCAATATGGGCGCTCCAAAGCAGATGGAAGATTCTGATGCACGTTCATATTTTGCACCCCCAAAAACTCATGCGCATGAATCACATAATCCTGATTGCCAACACGCACAAAAATGTTTCTAGATGGATGAATGATTTCACCTAAAAAATCGATCTTTGAATCCACGGGTTTATTCAGGGGCTCCTCGCCGAGATACTGAATCGCTGAGACAGCATAATGCTCGCCGTGACGAGTGAAAAAAGCCATCGGCATCCGCAACATACTCGATGGGCAAGATAGACGAATGCCGTCATGGTGGATCTCTAAAGATCCCCCTATCTCAGCCATCATGGTGCTTACTGCCAATAAATGTTCGTTTGAGAGCGTTACATGATCCAGGTCGATAAAAATCATCAGCTCTTGTTGAACCGCAAAGATACTGGGGCACGGAGGCAAAATACTCAAAATCGTGAGTAATTGTTGCGCGATCTCTGGATCAGCATACACTTCATCGATCAATAACTCATCAGTTAAGTTCTCGAAAATATGGCGCAGAGATTGTTGACCGGCTCGCACTAATTCGTCTTGCTCTCGACTGAGCAAAAAATCCACTTCTGCACCACTCCAGCTATCAGCCCGTCCCACCAAGCTGCGCGCTTTTTGCATACGATTTAAGTTGCTGGAGCGATCTAGTGCGTAATGTCTATCTAAATAACGAGTCTTACTGGAGTAATCCAAAGCGCTATCGCGATCAATCGGCTTGCTTAAGTTCTCTGGTAAAGAAAATGCTTTGGGCTCTGGTGGTGTGAATACCACCGGCGGAGACTCTTTTCTCGGCGCAAATAGATGACTCAATTGACTGGTAGCCCGATCTAAAGTTTGGTCGAGAGCCTGTTCGCTGGAAACTGAGGAATCAAGGTCAGGTGTTGTGGAATGCGTCAAAGTTGACTCATCATTTTCTTCGCGTACGCTCTCAGCACTTTCCCTCTTTGACTGCAAACCACGAAAAAGTTCAGATGAAAATTCTTGGTTAGGAAATGCATCTTCAGCCACATCTTCAATCGATGGTGCTTTTTCACTGGAGCCTGGAGGGCTCGTGGATACGATGTCTTCTATAGCAGGTGCAACAGGCTCGGCCTTCAGGGAATCACTGGTGATGGCAATCGGCTCAAGGGAGATTGGCGCACCCACCTTTAACTGCTCAAGTTTTTTTACAAAGTTAGATTTCGCATCTTGCAATACAGCGTCGCTTAAGGTTACCCGAGATGCATCTGCGGGGTGAATTAAAGCCACCCCTGCATTTGTTAATTCAATAAAGTCATTTACCAAGAGTAGAGACTGTTTATAGTTTTCTTTAAATTGATTAGCGAGCTCTTGAGCAAAAACTGAGAGATCTTCCAATCCCGCACCATCAAGCGCATTAGACAGATCGATGCAATGCATAATAATTGCCTCGACTTTTGGTAGCTCAGCCTCATTTTTTGGCGTAGCCGACAGCAAGCCCTCAATAGCGCGATCTATATCTACTAAGAATAGGGGTTTTTCTTCGGCCATGGAATATTGGATCTACTGTTTGCTAAATTCAATCAAACTTTAATATCGCGTTTGAGCTCAATAAAGGCATGACTTAATCCATCGAATTCCTCTTGCCATAAATCAAGATCTCGCATAACTTGCTTCGCATCCATATTAATCAACTCGATCACCTCTGGCGAGACCTGAGGGGCTGCAGTTTGTGCTTCGGTTACCTGATCAAGAGCTTGCGCCAATGAAGCACGCATTTTGGATACGGTTGCTTCAATTCGCTCAACCAAGAGATTTAGCTGCTCAGTCTCTACGGCCAACTGCTTACTGGAGTGGTTGTCTAGAATAGCTAAATATAGGCGCACACCCTGCTGCTTAAGCGCAAAAAACGCATCTTGTAACTGCTCTAGCGGGCCACCGCGATTGGCTCCAGATCTTGTGTCGTATACCCCTTCAGCTTGTTCATTAGATGCAAAGCGCATTTGAGCACTTTTGTCTTGCAAGGTGCTAACTGAGTGACGCAATTTATTGCCGACTTGCGCAAGTACCTTCATACGCTCTTCAATACGGGTCACCTTCGCCCTTAAATCTTGGCTTAACTCTGAAATCACATTGACGACTGTTTTCAACTCCGGAGTACCAACCTGAGTTAGGTCACTTTGATCGCTATCAGATTTTTGTCTAGCGGAGATCTTAGATTCAGGATTTACTTGAACTTCTTCAGTATTCTTTATTTCAGATTTACCTAAGTTCAAATCTATAGAACCTAAAAGTGCATCAGCTGCGGTAGTAAGCTTAGCAGCGCGATCATTTGCCACAGGAGCTATGCGGCTATTTTTTAACCACATTCCGCCACCAAGCCCAACACCAATCAAAGCGATAACGCTCAGCAATGACAAACCTAAAAATCCACCGGCCGTGCCAAAATCAAACAGGCGTAAGCCCTTAGAGTTCTTTAACGCTACAACACGCAAAGCTTCGTGATCAGAAGCAAATTCACGAACTGCCTGAATATTATTAGTGTATAACTTTAGCGCCGCAGCGCTCTCTTGCGGCAACTTCGAATGCCATGGACTTTGATGGACTTTTGGCATCGCTTGCGTCAGACTTAATGTTGATTTACCAGAAGTTTTTTTACCTGCCTCAATCTCTATCAGCACCTTTTGATCAATCACTGTCCCAAGAGCTTTTTGCAAGGCTGTCGATGCAGAAGAGCTCGTTATATTTTTTTGCCAAACAGCATTTGCTTTTACAAATTCCGCCAAGCTTTCTGCATATTTTTTTGCGGGAGAATCTGCGGGAATTTTATCGAGCTCTAACGCTCCCTTTGTAGATATCAATGCCTCTGCTGATTTAGCCAAAATATCTAGCCCAGCCAAGCTTTTCTCCTGCGACAACACAATCGAAATCGACTGCTCCGCAGTCTTTGCCCCAACCAATATATCCTGAATATCTTCCGCATTCACAGACTTTTGCTCTGGGAGTTGCGAACTCACTACAGGTTCGTCAATTGCAGAATCCGCATACTTATCTGGTTTTCCGAAAAGTATCTTCATAATCTTAGAATCTAATTTTTGGAAAAATGCCAAGGCTGGATTATCAGAAAGTGGCGCAGGAGGGGTATCCCGCTCAGAAGAACTATTACCAGTATTTTGAAGCTTGCTCACATTGGATGTTGACGCTGACCTTTGGGTTGCCGATGAATTGGCAACTGGATTAACTGCGGCAGTTGAATTTTCGGTTGTCGGCACCTTTACATCATCCGTCATTGATCTCAATAACCGATCCACTTTTCTTAAGTTATTGAAAAACTCTGAATCTAAAGCGTGTGTACCTGATACTTGCTGTTGTAAATCTTTTAATGCAGGAATAAGTCTTAAAACTTCAATCTGATCAATATCAATCGCTTGCAAGTATCGACCGTCTCCCAACCAGCTACGCGCGGTCAAAAATGCGCCAACGCTAGACAGTATTGCAATTGAAAACGAAATAATGGCTATCCATTGCCATGGCTTGGTGGAGCGTTGAAAGACGTGATTGTTATAAATTTTGCGCATAATGATTGTCTTAATATAAAGTTTCGCAGCAAACCCGGCAACCTTATAAAACCTCTACCAAATAAAAATCCGACCCGTTGTATTCTAAAAATGGTGACTGAGGCGCAACAGTGGAAAGAAATGGTCCCACAATATTGTTGACCCTAAAACCAAGCCCTCTCTCCATGCCGCCCTTGAGAACAACAACCCAGGGGGCATGTTCGCGTCTTAGGACTTGTTGCCATGGTGCCGCACCCTCAATTGCACGAGCCGTCTTAAGTAACTGAAAATGATTACGCAAATAAACTGGTTCGCCGTCATGCACCACAACACCACTAATCTTCAATTCTTTAATAGATTGCTCTGGCTCGGGATAGAGAAAAACACTATGTACTTGTGAAGCTGCTAAGGCATAACGTTCGCCGTTAATTCTCAAACCTAGCCAGTAATCTTGATTCTCGAGCGAGTTCATGATTTTTTACCTGCTACTCTGCGTTGGTACCAATACAAGGCAAGCGCAATCAAAAAAATGATCAAGCTACATACAAAACCAACAACCGCATCACCCATGCCGGTCAAATAGAATGCATTTTTGTTTTCTATTTTTCTTCTTTGAGAAAAGTAGCTATCAATTGCTTCTAGCACTTTTTTGTGCTGCCAATTGAGTACATCCTTAGTCTGAATTTTGGCGGAGGAAGGGTTTGATGGATCAAACACACCTTTAGCAATTAAGTTCAGACGCTTAGCGCTTTGCATCAGATTATTTGCCGCATCCACTCGCCAATCAACCGAAATTGCTGGCAACATTTCGCGGCGATATTGATCAGCCATGCGCTTGCTATCTCGCTCTGTTAAGTAAATTACCTCTGCCGGAATCTCAAACTTAATGCCGCTATTGTTCTCAGTAATGGGGCCCTTGGCTAAACTCTTCATCACCACTGAGACAGTATTTTGCTTGCCTCTTAACAACTTTAAGCTGATTTCGGAGGAAAGCTTTTCGTTCAGAGCCTGGTAATACCCCATGATCGATTCGATCTTATTAGATCCGACATAGATCACGAGATCCCCATGCTTGACGCCGGCAATATCCGCAGGCGAGCCTGGCTCAACTGATTCAACAGTTGGCAATGTAACCGTCAAGATAGGCGCCGAGCGTTTATTTTCAAATTCCGCGAAATACTGGAATGCACGATTCACCGCATCATCAAGGCTAACTGGCACTATCGCATCGTCCGCCAATTTAGGAATATCACTTGGTTTTAAGCGCCGCGTATTCAAAGTGGAGTTATTCAGACGAAAATCAATCGCCTGATAACTGACAAATTCTTCAATGTTCGGCATTGAAACCTTCAGATTTTTTAAATCCGAAGAAGAGCTCGATAACTCACCCGCAGCAGTCAATAAGGTTGCCAGAGAGAAGAACAGCAATAGACTTGAGAAGGCCAAAAACCAAAAGTAAAGGCCTTTTTGAGTGCGGGGAAACTTAATATTTAGCACGTTTTTTACTTTTTCTTAGACCCTATATCAGCTCTAGTGCTAGCTAACTTGTTGCCACCTTGATTCAAGATAAACCGCTGTTTTAACAACTCTACCTCACGATGTTCTGCCATCAGCTGAACTTCTGTTTTGCGCTTATCCATTAGCAATCGGCAACTTGCAATGTCATCAATCCACTCACCTGCCTTCATTTCAATGATCGCCGACTCCAAGATATCGCGACCATTTGTCTCATTTGCTTTAATACGAACCACAAACAAACGAACATCGTCTACATCACGCAATGTCAACTCAACAAAGTATGTTCTGGCAAATCGGTGATTGATAGCAGTGAGCTTGTAAGGATAGTTATGCAAAGTGAAATAAATTTGAGTGCCATCATCCAACGGCATTGGCTCGACCTTGAGCTCGGTAATACCGGCTTGAGCATGCCATTCCAAATCCGTCTGCTGCGCCTCTAAACTCTTTTTTGGGAATGCGCGAGTTTCAAAATAAATTTGGTACAAGGTTTCTGGCAAATGCCTCTCATTTGCTAAATTTTTTAATACCTCGGCTGTTGATGTAATTCGGAGACGCTCTGCCATCAAATCCAACTTCATGTTGGCAATTTTTTGATTAATCACTTCCTCAAGTTGATGTGTTTTTTGCAAGCTAGCCACAACTACGGGTTCAATGGGTTTAGTCTTCTGATCCTTAACCTCATCCACCACCTTTCCGTAAAAGTCTCGGATGAAAAAATAGACCAAGGCAATGAACATGAGAAAACTCACGACAATGATCAATTTTCCAGTTGTAAAGGAAGCAAAAAAATTCATAATGAATTCAAACTCGAAGACCTGACATAACTTGCTTTATACGGCTATTCATGCCAGCAAGCTCCTAAATACCATCGATTTAAGCGGCTCTGCACGCGGGCATTTTCAATCGCACTACGCGTACTTTCAAATTCTTTCAGCGCTAATTTTTTTGGCTCGTATAACTCGCAGCCCGCACGAATTCGATCAATATCTGCCCCAGGACGAACATTTTTAATAACCAGATCAATCGTTGTAGAACGTGACCTTAGACGCTCAAAATAACCCGAGTGCCAATAACGTCCGACTTCCACTTCGGTGGCACCTAGGCGGATATCAAGCAAGATGCCGTGGTCTGAAATATCTATCACTTTGGTAAGTAACTCCTGACCCGCACCAAGGCAGAGAACAAAATTTAAATCGTCATCTGCAGGACCAAGAGTACGAAATTCCTTACGACGCTGAATGAGAATTAAATCTGCCGGCATAGGGCAAACAAAATTACCTTCTTCATTTAACCTCAGGCCGGTCGCCAAAAATTGCATCTTCCCACTTTCACCACACAGAACAACGATGCGCCGACCACCAATCAGGCTAGTGAAGCCGCCCTCAGGCTTGATTTCAGGCTTCATCACAATCAGCCCTTGACGAATATCCAACATACTGACGGGCAACGCTGCGCCATCACCATCAACTGGGTAGAGTCCTGCCAGCGGCTTTCTACTTAATTCACGCTCGATGGTTTTTGCAATCGCTCGAGGCTCTACATGGAATCTCGGCTCAATGCTTTTGAGCCCCTCAGGAGGAAAAATATTAAATCTCATATGTAAATTAAGAACCGCAAACTTGGGTAAAGATAATTGCTAAAGGGGTTCCTTCTGGAATGGGATCGTCATTTAACTCAAAACCCGTCTCTGTCTGCAAACTGGGTTTTCCCATAGCGTTAGGCTCAGAATAATTAACGACCGCCAACGTTGAATAGGTATTGCGTACGCAATTAAACAAAATATTGCGTCGAACCGATTGAATTCGCTCTGGGCCAATACCTTGCTGCTGCTTACGATTGGTAATAGTCCAAACCTTTTTCCAGTCGGGGGGTAATGCCTTCACTGAACTTTTGTAATAGGAAATGCTGTACTGGCGGCCATCCAAAACCGTGACCAAATCTTCGTTTATCTGAGCAAGGGGAATACCGCCGCTAAAGGCGACAAGAAAGACAAAAAAAGAGGTTTTTTGGAAAAAGGAGCGACCCATACAAGGAACCCACAATAAACGATCATTATACGGATATCCTGTATTTAAGCCCTCCTTAGCGCACCTCTTGAAGCTCCCACTACAGTGAAAATACTTGGAAAACAGCTAATACTGGTCAAGAATAGATCTATGGATTTCCCTGAGTTAGCTGGCTTTGTAGAACATTGACATTTTCACCATTAACAACATGCTTTACCCAATAGCGAGCGGCTGCAATATTAGTCGTATAAAAAGCAATTTTGTTATGCCTTTCGATGGTGTAAAAGCGCTCGCCACGAATGCGATGCTCGGTAATGACAGGATTTTCCATAATGTGAAATTCCTCTTTTTTAGTGACAGGGTAACTGTAAACGGAAAAATACGCAAAAGCGATTAACCTTTTCCTTAATTTTTACTTCTAACTGATCCAAATAGTACTTAAGTATATGATTTATATAAGTAAATTTTATAAAGCCGAATAAATAAGTCGTCAAATCAGTCAAAAGGCCTATTCAAAAAGGAACATTGCCGCTTGCTATTCTGACTCCGATTTGTTTTTGTAGGTCAATTTGAAACCAGCAGAACTGAACCTAGATATTCCATTCTAAAAATCGGCAATTACACTTAAGCATATGCAATCTAGGCTTCATTTAACCCTCAACCTTTCCATGACCTGTCGTTAAGTACATGGCTATTTCTATCAATACCAGAGCTAGCCAAACAGTTAGCCTGACTCCACAACTTCAGCAATCAATCAAGCTTTTACAGCTATCCAACTCAGAACTGGAGCAGCAATTAGCAAAAGAGGCTGA is from Polynucleobacter sp. MWH-UH23A and encodes:
- the flgA gene encoding flagellar basal body P-ring formation chaperone FlgA, with amino-acid sequence MQAALAPDLEREIFRYVQSSPTVNGLRVQPELMDPNITVPACAGGAIEINVQPGARIWGRTTLQLRCAKAGWMVNVPFNIRVFGNYVVASQYLPAGQKLEPGDIRVIEGELSALPDDVLRTPRNAYERVLSRSLQMGSPVGLNDLKESSVIKTGDPVRLVLKGKDFEVSGEGVAQTAGMIGDMVRVRLADGQVLQGRVLRPSVVVVTLE
- a CDS encoding PDZ domain-containing protein translates to MAFSSLLLFFSLATLLTAAGELSSSSSDLKNLKVSMPNIEEFVSYQAIDFRLNNSTLNTRRLKPSDIPKLADDAIVPVSLDDAVNRAFQYFAEFENKRSAPILTVTLPTVESVEPGSPADIAGVKHGDLVIYVGSNKIESIMGYYQALNEKLSSEISLKLLRGKQNTVSVVMKSLAKGPITENNSGIKFEIPAEVIYLTERDSKRMADQYRREMLPAISVDWRVDAANNLMQSAKRLNLIAKGVFDPSNPSSAKIQTKDVLNWQHKKVLEAIDSYFSQRRKIENKNAFYLTGMGDAVVGFVCSLIIFLIALALYWYQRRVAGKKS
- a CDS encoding surface-adhesin E family protein codes for the protein MGRSFFQKTSFFVFLVAFSGGIPLAQINEDLVTVLDGRQYSISYYKSSVKALPPDWKKVWTITNRKQQQGIGPERIQSVRRNILFNCVRNTYSTLAVVNYSEPNAMGKPSLQTETGFELNDDPIPEGTPLAIIFTQVCGS